The Tripterygium wilfordii isolate XIE 37 chromosome 21, ASM1340144v1, whole genome shotgun sequence genome segment CTTAAATGCTATGAATGTGAGGGCACGTTATTGAGAGAGAAGGGAGAGAATCAACCATATCTGCTCATCGATGtatttctttgacttctaaatAGTATATTGAGAAGTAGAGTGCAATTAGGGCTTAGTCATGTCGCTTGAAAATGACTTGATTCTTCtatttttgtcttttaattaattatcttccaTTAATTTTATATTCTTAAGTTCTGTTTATTTGAAGGAAAATCAagttattcatttatttattagtgaatttttctaaattttgatTTTCCTTGAAACATATGGACCCTTAAAAATAATCTTAAGAACACTTGTTTGATACATATACaagttattttttgtttgacatATTAATTATACCCTATCATcaaggttttttatttttaggggTTATATTctatcagaaatccacacctCAATACATGTCAATTATATTGTCTGCTTTCGGATTCCGGTTCCCGTAGATATATCGGATTATCCTCACGAATTTGTTTCTCATAGACCAAGCAACTGAGCCTTGATCCAAGTCACTTAAAACCACGAAAAGGACATCTAATTGACATGTAAGGGTGAGTTTTGCCCACATATATAAACCCATTGGTTGGGACATAAGGGTGAGTTTTGCCCACATATATAAACCCATTGGTTGGGACATACCCAACCGATATGGTATATTTGTTCTTaacatattcttaaattgaaCCTTACCCGTTGAACAAATTGAAAGGGATCTATGAGTTTTGAGGCACATAAAGCAACAACTTAAATAGAAAGAAATTAAGGATAaattgtgcatatatatatgcattcttCTTGCACAAAAGATatccttaattattttttagtaACAACTAGTAATTAACTaattacccttttttttaataaggtgATCTTGTCTCTTTTAGCTCCACATTTAATTATTTTCAGGTGTTTGGATGCTATTGTTTTTTCTTAATAATACGGAATCTATCTCGCTCCAATCTTGTTTCAGCATTTACATActgcaaaaacaaaacaaaacaaaaattgggTAAGAATTCTAtgtatcataatatatatatatatatataagtgtgtgtgaatcaaattaaattttgtaaattaattaattaattaacctcTAAATTAAGCTCATCTTTTGTTGCATGAACTCTTGTGTATCCATACTCAGCAATCCTCACCAAGCTCCAACTCTCATACTGTCACAACCCAATAATTATTACATTGAATAAtgtcaaaaaataatttcacatGTTATTAAACCAATTAGTGTATACATGTAAGTAAATAAGTGCTCGatctatacacacacacacacacatatatatatatatatgtatatgtatatatacttactttcttttcttcatcaaACTTGTCCAAAGTGAAGCCAGCCATTCCAATAACAACCTGTGGAGGAGCTTTGTAGTCGCTGAGATCATATACATCaattccattttcatcttttttcGGCATGTCAAGACATTTACCACCATAAACTGCACAGGTCCTTTCGTAGTTATGCACATGCCCTAATAGCACCAGATCaacctatacatacatacatatatatatatatatcctgttATTTTTCACACTTCAAATCATGTCCGGCCATAatgttatttaattatatatacgtatatatatatgtatatatggtataAGTACATATATACCTTGTATTGGACCAGCAGTGGCTCCATAGCAACTACAAAAGTATTGTCTCCATTACTAAATCCAACAAATGAACTATACATGTGTCTGTGCCTgcacattaatttattaattaattttgtgtaAATTAACTACTAATATATGAGATTATATATCTATCCATACTTtgttctaattaattaattaattacccaGTAAATATTATCCATGTTGTTCTTGATCGATCAACTAAAGCCAGGTCCCTTTTTATCCATTGATACTACAAAAATATGTAGTCACTACTCAAAATCAATGTAAGTTGGCGCTGTAAAATAAGTTGTTAGGTATTTACAGATAAGTAAATATTGGAGAAAGGTAAGTGCACCTGTTCAGTATTTTCTCTGAAATCGTGTTCGGTAGAAATTACAATGAAGTGAACCCCACCTTGTTCAATAGAATACCATGGCTTATCCTTCTCTACAATTGGCATCCGAAAATAGGTTTCATAAGGAACTCCACACTCTCCACCTGAATCTGGAGTTCCATAATATGAACCTGAACTTCCATAATCCCTAGATCATATATATTCATACAaaaccacatatatatgtatataatcaattttttctatttaatttGTTCTAGATTTACATTATTTACAAGGTATGAAATTGAATACCTCTCATGGTTTCCGATCGCGGTCATGTAAGATAATCTGGATGCTAATGGAGTAATCAAGTGAAGAAAATAATCCCATTCAACCAAAAATCCAGTAGCATAGCTTATGTCTCCAATGTGGAAGATTGAATCAAATTTACCAGTATTTACTTCATCAATCATGGCCTTAACCACCGACACCGATCCCGGCTATATTCATAGATAATTAACATGTTTTAGGATTAATTACtatcatatatatgtacttGTAAAGTTATAATTAACTGATTAATTTTTTACCTGAATGTAGTGTTCAATAGAAGCATTATCAAGAGGTGCTTTTCCCATatcaccaaaaataataaaattaacttCATCTGATCCTGCTGCAGGTGGTGTCTTAAATTGGATTGTCTCACTCCAACCTACTGATTCGCTGAATTCATAATTATATACATGTATTaagatattaattaattaccacaCTAAAAGCCAATTAATTatgatcacatatatatatatatatatatgtatgtatgtatgtatgtatgtatataccttCCATATCTGTAGGAGAAGGTGGCTGAGGGCTTAAGCCCTGTCATTGTAGCATAATGAATAAACCCTGGATCATGCCATCCAAAGTCTTTGGCAGGACTTGTTCCATCGCCACCTAACAACAATATAAAAGGTATATTggctttgtttgtttgtttcaaaGAAAATCAAGTCACTGGAAAATCCATAATTTTACTGAGGAAAAAAAGGTTAGTTTTTCAACATATATTTTCATAtttcaacatatattttatgaaaatatgTAAAGTATAAATCATTGAAACAAACGCGGTAAAATTATGAATTATCTAAAAATTCGATTTTCGTTAAAATAAACAGAACATCGTATGTAAAACTCACCGCACATATCCTTTTGGGAGAACGTAGTAACTTCCGAAATCAGTATTTTTCCATTATCGTACTCCACATGTTGTGGGTTCCGATCCCCGCTAACCCATGTTAATTTCATCTGCAAACACTATGCACCATTTAATTTTGTCGAAAAGatatcatatataattaattaacccTTCAATTAATTAGGGAATGAAGGATTGTCAGTTAATTACCGATGTTCCGGTGGAATCGACACTAGAGAGATGTCCATATAAGGGCTTGTTTGGATTAGCAAAACCGAGAGGATCAGTCCGAGCCCAAGTGCAAGTTGCACCGAACCCACCGGCTAACAAAACGAATGAAATGTCTGTTCTGAAGTTGATAACATGAAATGTCAAGGTAGCATTGCAAGTCACCTCCAAACACTTCCCATTCTCATATCTATTGCATCCTGAGTTGGTGCAACTTAGGTAGTCTGGATCACTCTTCAACCATTGTGCCTTAGTGTCGGATATACATATGTGATTAGGATCTTATATCGGTCAAATATTATAAGAATGTTAAGTAGTTAATATACACGTGATGAACACATGTAGGGATCGATATTATTAAATCTTTTTCAGGTTtgttggaatttcgaatttactATTTATAGGAGATTTGGATTCGGCATAAAACACAAATTATTTAGGAATCTAGTAGTAACGCCAATTACAAAGAAAACAATGGTAAAAATACTTTGTCTTTGGGAATCTAGGATATTTATGTTGGTTTTGTggtaataaattttttaaaatggtatttttcatattttgcaTCATGAAATAAACGAAACTAAAAACACAAAtcaagtaataataataatgagaaATTAAGTTTTTGTCTGTGTTGTTTTGCCTTAATAAATTGTATTGGAATTATATTTGGCagcactaaataaataaataaatggtctataaaaacacaattgaaaaaaaatctaattaattaGGACAAAACGTTAAGGGGGTGTTTGGTACATTAACCATTTTCCTCACGAATTAAAGAAACATTTCATTAAGGGCGTGTCTGGATGTGTTTGTTTACCTTAACAGGATAATCACATAGCAGAGGGAGGCTGGCAAGATCACCAGTTTGTGCATAAAGCAGCCTCTTTAGAGGGCAAAATCCGTCACTgcaaaaaaaagagggaaaaaaaacataaattagtGAATAATGTAACTATACaatcacacacatatatatgagcAACAATCTCAGGTGCGGACACCCattcgcttttttttttttttctaaagtaaATGAGCACCGAAAAGTGCACAACAATGGGGCCTACTATTTTGGGTACCGATGATACACACAAAATTCTTACTTCCTAGTTGAAGGTGACATCAAGGCGATCCATTCGTTCTCTGAAGGATTGGCAATACCGCTAACTCTTACTTTGACAAATCCATCATCAGAGAGCTTTTTGTTCGAGTCGATTATGATCTGGATATTAGGGTTAGAGTTTAGACACGCAGATAATATTCTTCTGTTCACGATCCGAAAATCCGATATTGCAGTGTGATTCCAATGTTTGGAAATGGAGTCTTTGATCAAAGGATGACATGAAGATGCAGataaagatgaagatgaagatgatgaagatgatgaaaacTGAAACCAAAAcactaaaacaaagaaaaccttAGCAGAAGAAAATGGTTCCATATTGTTTCTTAATTTGGagttaaaagaagaaaagaagaagacgaagaagaaagaagtaTCAAATAGAATATATAGAGTATTCTATATCACAAGATTATTGACAACTCATATTTTATCTTATAGATGATTTGATGGGAGAACAATTTGCCTACATTGTTTCTTAGTTCTTTTAAGTTGATGATGAAAATAAGGTAGCTTATTGTAGTTTACTCGAAATTATATCATCCATTCCATTAATTGATTACAACCTTGGTTcaatgtgtttgtatatatatgtatatatatatgtatatcaataTGTATACGTGTGCAAAATACATTATATACATGTCAAATtcattttcaacaatttttttttgaaggaaatATAAATTTGTTTCATGAAGGAGATATCAAAGGATTCCAACTATTAACATGTTCGTCGACAAATATTGCCTTCATATGTATCATAGGATTCTTCGCTCTTGTacgataatattaatttttataattaattaaatagagGCAAAAAATTTGCTTCCaattattttacaaaagaatCAACTTGAGCCGTTCCATATGaacaaattaatttaatttatttttttttgtttttaaggattcaatttaattgtgtgtttttatttgATTGGGATTATATCTAATTAAACACAACTTAGCCGCTAAACACCCAAATTGTTAAGGTACAAGTTAAAGTACAACATCGAAAAGATGTGAGAATTCTTCACATTTTATAAGGATAAACTCTCCCTCGTTACACTATCAAGGTCTTTTCTTAGGTTTAGCCCACTTACTGGGTCTAGGAGGAACAAAATCATGTGGGTCCGATGTATCTACAGGAACTGGACAACCCACATGACTTGTTGTTGTTGGTgtatatgggggtgtggatttttgACATAAACCatcttaaattaaatttaattatttctttcttcttttttaatgatAATTCTAAGCCCCTTGAGTGAGCcccacttttttttctttttgtcaaatGTCCACTTCTTAATTACTATATATAGTGAAATTCAGGTTAGAAGAGTCCACAAAACTTgtaatacaacatatatatatatatatatatatatatatatatatatatatatataggcgcTTTGTGGGTCTCTCTTTAGAATTTGttttggacacataatccaaACAACATTGGATTAGCTATGGTTTTGGGTCCAAAATGCACTAATAATGTCCGGCCACAAACATACAAATTGTCTCCCCTTGAGAACACCCTCACTAATACATTGTTAACACCGATACCTCCATTATAAGACAAGAAGCTACCTCTCATTGCACAAAATGCCAATAttattccttttctttctcaCAACCTCTATACAACCAAAAATTGCTCCTCGCTGCAAACCGTACCAAAATCAAACGATTGCGAATGTTCCAACCCCTTTGAACAAAGTCCAAATAGGGGTGGCAGAATTATGTCCGATCCAAATGAACGAATTTGATTGACTCGAATTAAactaagttatatgtccgaaattcagattcaaacacaaaatttttctcCAGCTTAAAATCTTGTCCGGACTTTAGCTAATTCAGATTAGGTTATCATCCGATTTATTTGTTCGGATTGAAACCAAtttgggtttggtcaattaagtatgtccaaaatccaattcaAATTAACGTtcgaatatgtaaatatttagtAAACACATGTTGTTGTTCGATccataatcattttttttccatcCCTAAGTTCAAACATGGGTTTTAAAAGTTCGCTTCCAAGACCAAAAGTCTCCATTCAAAGGGCAAAAatgtttaaagaaaaagaaagttattAAACAAAACGGTGAAGGAATATCCCTTTACAAGTAGGCCTAGTAGAACTAGACAAATACATGGGTAATAGTTACACGTGTGGTTAAAAAAAACATGGGTGATTAACCATGGGAGTTACTTTGGAGGTCAGAAGAACACTACTTGGTAGCTAAAAGTGGTTACTTAACACACGTACATATAAAACAATACatatatctatttttttatGCTAACACAACCTAATTACAAAAGTTACACATTTTCACATACCCAACCATGGCTAGAacttggacttttttttttaaataccacagaGTCTCTTGAGTATATATGTAGATGCGGAAATGTTTTTATATGGTTAAAACAACAAAACCATATGCAAGTACTTCACATCAACCTTTCTTAtcagattctctaaaatacagtaAATTAAATCATTTTGAGGTCCACAGAATGAAAAAGTGTGGATGCTTTGAGTTGTCCACTTATCATAAGGAACTTATGGTTTGTCTCATAGAGGCTGCCCATATGTAAAGACATTAGGGTGAATTCTTATCTATTGCATGTATAAATGTGTGTATATTGCATTATCCAATAGTAGGAAGTAGGGAATTAATTTAAAGGGAACCACGAGTAACTCAAATGAcattcatgtgtgtggtatttcacaaaggtctcgagttcgagcctcccatCCTCTTtccctatattaaaaaaaagggaccaatttaaataaaaaattgaatctACTTAATAATTTAAAGGTAATTTATATGTGACTTCAGAAACTTTTGGCATTTTATAtgtgtataattatatatattatttttaccaATCTAGGTTAAATTGGAGCATCCCTTGAAGAAGCCAACAAGAGAGAAATGCTTGCCATTCTTAACACCATCATCACCACACAAAAGAGCACTACAATAAGATAATGCAAGCCAACTGTCGAATATTTTGTCAAATTTTAATGGCTAGTATTAGTTATAGttgataataaataaaataaattttttgttgtttgttgttgTAAGAAACTTGCAAATCATCACAGGCAGACCGAAGATTTCATATTTCGGATGCCCTGCATCGTAAATCCAAAGAGATAATTAATTAGGCTATCCCAAACCATCTTGTTGTGCTAATGTGAGAGAGTGCCAAATGGGTGGTCTTTGGTTttgcaaaagaaaacaattgaGGTTTTGTTGGCAATTGTAAGAGTTTCCCTTGCAATCCCCGCTATCACCTTCTAAGCAGCAACACAAGGGGGGTGGTGGTTTTGTTAAGGCATATGCTTGACAGGAGCACAATAACAAAGCTTTGGGACACCCTATTATTCCAATCCACTTCACACATTAACAAAAGAGACCGACACTAGGAAGATACGAAAGAATCATGGGGCGTATTTCAAGAAATTCCGTGTTCCTCTGATTTCCCAAAGGACAACCTCTTCTTTTGTCGCCAACCCTGCTATGGAAAGTCCTTCAAGACAACAACTTTGATCCCAAAATTCACCCAGTTCTGCAACAAAACCCTAGACCACAGACCTTGTGGCCTCTTCCTAACACACTTTGAAGAGATTAGGAGATTTGGGGTCCCCAAGCCTGCAGATTTTCTTGGGGGTTTTTGTTGGATTTCAGTAAACTTTAAAACCCAGTTAGGAATTTTATTTTGCGGCTTTGTATGATTGTCGATTTACGGGAGGAAGGAGTGTTCCTACTCTGGTAATCCTCTGTCTCTGCTCCAAGTTTTTTTTGTAATTGTATTTCCTggtctagatttttttttccttttttgtgatTTGAGTTTCGTTTATAATTGTAAGATTTGCCCTGTTTGTAGAGGAAAGGTCGAAGTAGAGAACTGATAAAATACccagttgagcatgctttgtgATCTCGATTGAATTGAAGGTTATCTGTTTGTGTTGATTATGCTTCACACTCTGTTCctgaaataatatttaaaaggTAAAAGTAGAAGATTTGGATATCGGAATTCCGCTGAACTGAGCTTGTTCTGTTAATTTTTGTTTATCGTATCACAGAATTATAAGTATAGCTGCTGTTTTCTACTCCCTCAATGTGTATTCCAGTTATCAGTCAGTGGTcaagttctttcaatttctgcATTATCGGACAATGAAACTACAATTGCTAGCTTCTTTCTGCTTTGTGACTTGTTTAAAatccatttttgttttgtgtgaTTTGCTAGAAGATTTTAAACTTAGTCTGACCTTGTTAACAAAAGCACAGATCTCGTGGCAGTTGAGTGAAAGAATTATTATATTCCCCAAATCCCGGCACGCCCAAGTTCAATTTTGATGTTGATGGCAGGTATTGCTCAAGAAGAGGGAGCATCATCTGTAACTTCATTGCCACTTCCGTTTCTTTCCCAGATGACTCTCTCTCCTGGATTAGGATCGCCTTACCATTGGCTGAGGGAGATTAAATTTGAAGACAGGGGTTTGTGTCTGAACCATCTTCTTGTCACGTGTGCTAACTATGTGGCTGCTGATAGCATTGAAAGGCAAATATTGGCCTTGAGCATATTTCTCATCTTGCTTGTCCTGATGGTGACACAATGCAGCGGATAGCTGCTTACTTCACTGAGGCTCCGTATGCATAAAGGTTGGTCAGGT includes the following:
- the LOC119988062 gene encoding probable inactive purple acid phosphatase 27, whose translation is MEPFSSAKVFFVLVFWFQFSSSSSSSSSSLSASSCHPLIKDSISKHWNHTAISDFRIVNRRILSACLNSNPNIQIIIDSNKKLSDDGFVKVRVSGIANPSENEWIALMSPSTRNDGFCPLKRLLYAQTGDLASLPLLCDYPVKAQWLKSDPDYLSCTNSGCNRYENGKCLEVTCNATLTFHVINFRTDISFVLLAGGFGATCTWARTDPLGFANPNKPLYGHLSSVDSTGTSMKLTWVSGDRNPQHVEYDNGKILISEVTTFSQKDMCGGDGTSPAKDFGWHDPGFIHYATMTGLKPSATFSYRYGSESVGWSETIQFKTPPAAGSDEVNFIIFGDMGKAPLDNASIEHYIQPGSVSVVKAMIDEVNTGKFDSIFHIGDISYATGFLVEWDYFLHLITPLASRLSYMTAIGNHERDYGSSGSYYGTPDSGGECGVPYETYFRMPIVEKDKPWYSIEQGGVHFIVISTEHDFRENTEQYQWIKRDLALVDRSRTTWIIFTGHRHMYSSFVGFSNGDNTFVVAMEPLLVQYKVDLVLLGHVHNYERTCAVYGGKCLDMPKKDENGIDVYDLSDYKAPPQVVIGMAGFTLDKFDEEKKSWSLVRIAEYGYTRVHATKDELNLEYVNAETRLERDRFRIIKKKQ